In one Plasmodium falciparum 3D7 genome assembly, chromosome: 14 genomic region, the following are encoded:
- a CDS encoding translocation associated membrane protein, putative has translation MDKQYLHTLEEYFLSVKNKGYLEQYLINPKLSRWDFIIFFVFFVLITLLRLVISGVQKEVIRRNSILYGLSRNSILDRVNRKYDISKSGSVYKWKENFWFALWHSFSFTYNLILLFVMSGYLNNKNGWIKMCLKERTGKWFFLVTDEEYKENKRGWPFMYINNYVYYFYILQISYWFSCLFYLNYEIRRKDYYVFVLHHLSTIILLTYSHVLNFWRVGLLILFIHDIVDIVLYLSKLLNYTNLKNRIFLTFFYILFVLYYFFFRIFLYFYYIVLPLSNTKIIRSYTDGFISSHKDVPGGLVLLIFLWTLMAMHVYWFFLILKMSRLFIIKTMKNEKITDIRSDNEDDSTSTMESIKKED, from the exons ATGGATAAGCAATATTTGCATACCTTAGAAGAATATTTTCTTAGCGTAAAGAATAAGGGATATCTTGAGCAATATTTGATTAACCCTAAATTAAGCAGATGggatttcataattttttttgttttttttgtattgATAACGTTGTTACGATTGGTAATTTCAGGTGTACAAAAGGAGGTAATAAGAAGGAATAGTATATTATATGGATTATCAAGAAATTCTATATTAGATAGAGTGAATagaaaatatgatatatccAAAAGTGGTTCTGTATATAAATGGAAAGAGAATTTTTGGTTTGCTTTATGGCATAGTTTTTCTTTTACATATAACttgattttattatttgttatgtCTGggtatttaaataataagaatggaTGGATAAAAATGTGTTTGAAAGAGCGTACAGGAAAATGGTTTTTTTTAGTTACTgatgaagaatataaagaaaataaaagaggATGGccttttatgtatataaataattatgtatattatttttatatattacaaatatctTACTGGTTTTCATGTctgttttatttaaattatgaaataagaagaaaagattattatgtatttgtATTACATCATTTATCtacaattattttattaacatattCACATGTATTAAATTTTTGGAGAGTAggattattaatattatttattcatgATATTGTTGATATCGTTCTGTATCTTtcgaaattattaaattataccAACTTAAAAAACAGGATTTTTCTtacctttttttatatacttttcgttttatattatttcttttttcgaatattcttatatttttattatatagttTTACCTTTAAGtaatacaaaaattataaggTCTTATACGGATGGTTTTATATCATCCCACAAGGACGTCCCTGGGGGCTTGGTCCTTCTTATATTCTTGTGGACCCTCatg GCTATGCATGTGTATTGgtttttccttattttaaaaatgagtCGCCTCTTTATAATAAAGACAA
- a CDS encoding nuclear formin-like protein MISFIT, putative, protein MAPDTLLNKYISKFQKINDKLLGLVNKYRYAYFKALEVINHYEELVKRNGELFDDKELIEIYKKRRQCEECILEEEKEIRKKLDREKDNNIMSTNYTKDYNINIERDNLKEENVHVVMNDESVEQIKDNNPMIDHNTSCIVDINEKNKSNYVDLGTLDFSAYKEDSQGCIQYYENKEDVQEQKQGKSQEVESKRHMRVNSSRYESQYGIKNRNILKQSIYVKQNNNSNNMKSVSGSRYVPNKSVINIDKSFKVTHNRNYENLSKKSIYNNNNINNNNNINNNNNNNNSNNNNLVNKIGVGGINKKGGEKKMDVHKSTYIGSNNKLLNNMNRSIYIGAKKNINSNNININKNSNIHNNIHNFKNPYDNNTSLLSTHMNTVVINKEKDMNDTGNNKNVTNAYTQNSLYIKKGKSFNVSNNSLYINKNICQSSVYNKSNTIIYNAKKRKTNEKEKEEDKDGYKNNEIVCTNKNKESNEDNNSDERNKNKHLTNNIINKENNKIYIKNDISKNISYIYDNLNTYIPITLEHIKNLIEWDDADYEDIKKYTFGNILHLKDTNYNILEGIDLECDKTKCMEKICEKTNEDVPTYKNMYPIYKGDNMKGELYIKDEKCNIQNINNKSDDKKKCYLTKYKNVHIYKSDISSCPNEYKNNVDESNEQQEDSFVRERDNANLDGSNQVHIKKINDNNSNMSTEYTCEQISLKNNKNDGERNHVNKLIIDKVPINKLIKEPSDDISLKYKNIIFNINDEIKKKVNKEKNEEINEHVESLSKVCNKPRNIKNVPFPSSLKKNILLESQEKKKNPINNRCPLHLDINVDVKYITLNTIDIDETINKGVCPYKDMEDNYISSEEHIKDIIIYSDILKTEKETFLYNPNDIEKYDNNDDSNNNVRKIPDTIIHFKSSNEIKNDIIKLVGISIFDCIHKSYEPTKSLINDENLEIWFTKREKNKNDDMINNMRGNIVQLNYGQDKELVFEKKKKKKKKNIINKRISSMGYFSQAVVIMLCSLKRQNEYKSLKKIIASIILCTCDSSCLEKFLHTIPDENSKNYTLWKETLNKLTSYFGPNKCDEIVERLMIIEEDEYMNKSKKECREKNDYYEGDNIKSNKNIYNIYNNNDEKDIIKHCKLDNDMEFFDDHMNNLSFPFECNEEHNKKYNDIQEEDDEIYEDEQFCLFICRIKNVHKRFGYLLLIDNFDFVYEDLLKNIRNKLSSIELILTKHILLKQLFCNILYICNWLNKPRKYEWFEWNMVVKKLRKLYGYSENGRISKERCIMLILAKHTGEIFTNKELYFLKKISTFYIKDLYDKCIDFINTYLEIKNDIDTEEFLDSCCIHNLKNEIKDNNTSYNHSSKYFLHDKFLGIVKKFVQKNYPKILYIIWNIVLLIKQYLVIILWFNDIKPFFPLFNYPNDDNKQNKFLQDFFVNFVHFFENYNKYIDILKKENLNEKIKNTSNDIFCDTSNININIPSSENEHNTLTNNYDIYTNNRLSHQSTYNAETKKRKSLTNTIDYACLLKRKSAEHKETMEISKPSNAGNFSDVEFEPSD, encoded by the exons atGGCTCCTGATACGCTATTAAACAAA TATATTTCCAAATTTCAAAAGATTAATGATAAGCTGCTCGGACTTGTAAATAAGTATAGATACGCTTACTTTAAAGCATTGGAGGTTATAAATCATTATGAGGAGCTTGTCAAAAGAAATGGTGAGCTTTTCGATGATAAAGAATTAATCgagatttataaaaaaagaagacaATGTGAAGAATGCATACtcgaagaagaaaaagagatcagaaaaaaattagatagggaaaaggataataatatcatGTCTACTAATTATACAAaagattataatataaatattgagAGAGATAATTTAAAAGAGGAAAATGTTCATGTTGTTATGAATGATGAATCTGTGGAACAAATTAAAGATAACAATCCTATGATTGATCATAATACATCATGTATTGtagatataaatgaaaagaataaatcTAATTATGTAGATTTGGGTACTCTAGATTTCAGTGCATATAAAGAAGATTCACAAGGATGTATtcaatattatgaaaataaggAAGACGTCCAAGAGCAAAAACAGGGTAAGTCTCAAGAAGTAGAATCGAAGAGACATATGAGAGTAAATTCATCAAGATATGAAAGTCAATATGgtataaaaaatagaaacattttaaaacaatcaatatatgttaaacaaaataataatagtaataatatgaaaagtGTTTCAGGTTCGAGGTATGTTCCAAATAAAAGTGTCataaatattgataaaaGTTTTAAAGTAACACATAATagaaattatgaaaatttaagtaaaaaaagtatatataataataacaatattaataataataacaatattaataataataataataataataatagtaataataataatttggtGAATAAAATTGGTGTAGGtggtattaataaaaaaggtgGTGAGAAAAAAATGGATGTTCATAAAAGTACATATATAggaagtaataataaattattaaacaatatgaatagaagtatatatataggcgcgaaaaaaaatataaacagtaacaatattaatattaataagaatagtaatatacataataatattcataattttaaaaacccttatgataataatacatcACTATTATCTACTCATATGAACACAGTggttataaataaagaaaaagatatgaATGATAcaggaaataataaaaatgtaactAATGCATATACACAAaatagtttatatataaaaaaaggcAAATCATTTAATGTTTCAAATAATAgcctatatataaataaaaatatatgtcaaagtagtgtatataataaaagtaatactattatatataacgcAAAGAAGAGGAAAACCAATGAAAAGGAGAAGGAAGAAGATAAAGatggatataaaaataatgaaattgtttgtacaaataaaaataaagaatctaatgaagataataattctgatgaaagaaataaaaataagcatttgacaaataatataattaataaagaaaataacaaaatatatataaaaaatgatatttcaaaaaatatatcttatatatatgataatctAAATACTTATATACCTATAACATTAGagcatattaaaaatttaattgaATGGGATGATGCTGATTATGAGGATATTAAGAAGTATACATTTGGTAATATACTTCATTTGAAGGatacaaattataatatattagaagGAATCGATTTAGAATGtgataaaacaaaatgtatGGAAAAAATTTGCGAAAAAACAAATGAAGACGTACctacttataaaaatatgtatccAATATATAAAGGAGATAATATGAAAGgcgaattatatataaaagatgaaaaatgtaatatacaaaatataaataacaaaagtgatgataaaaaaaaatgttatcttacaaaatataaaaatgtacatatatacaaaagTGACATTTCTTCTTGtccaaatgaatataaaaataatgtagaTGAATCTAATGAACAACAAGAAGATTCATTTGTAAGAGAAAGGGATAATGCAAATTTGGATGGAAGTAACCAAgttcatattaaaaaaataaatgataataatagtaatatgtCCACGGAATATACATGTGAACAGATTTCTTtgaaaaataacaaaaatgatGGCGAAAGGAATcatgtaaataaattaataatagaTAAGGTACCTATTAATAAGTTAATTAAAGAGCCTAGTGATGATATAAGTTTgaagtataaaaatataatattcaatataaatgatgaaataaaaaaaaaagtaaacaaagagaaaaatgaagaaataaacGAACATGTAGAATCATTAAGTAAAGTATGTAATAAACCacgtaatattaaaaatgttcCTTTCCCATCTtctctaaaaaaaaatatattattagaatcccaagaaaaaaaaaagaatccGATTAATAATAGATGTCCATTACATTTAGATATAAATGTAGATGTGAAATATATTACGCTAAATACGATTGACATAGATGAGACGATAAATAAGGGTGTGTGTCCTTATAAAGATATGgaagataattatatatcgaGTGAAGAACATATAAaggatataattatatatagtgATATACTAAAAACAGAAAAggaaacatttttatataatccaAATGATATCGAAAagtatgataataatgatgatagtaataataatgttaggAAAATCCCCGATActattatacattttaaatCGTCTaacgaaataaaaaatgatattataaaattagtaGGTATATCCATATTTGATTGTATACATAAATCATATGAACCTACCAAATCTTTAATAAATGATGAGAATCTTGAAATATGGTTTAcgaaaagagaaaaaaataaaaatgatgatatgaTAAATAACATGAGGGGGAATATAGTACAACTAAATTATGGACAAGATAAAGAATTAgtttttgaaaaaaagaaaaaaaaaaaaaaaaaaaatataattaataaaaggaTAAGTAGTATGGGATATTTTAGTCAGGCAGTTGTTATTATGTTATGTTCATTAAAAAgacaaaatgaatataaaagtttaaaaaaaattatagcttctataatattatgtacatGTGATTCTTCGTGTTTAGAAAAATTTCTGCATACTATCCCAGATGAAAAtagtaaaaattatacattatGGAAAGaaacattaaataaattaacaaGTTACTTTGGACCGAATAAATGTGATGAAATAGTTGAGAGGTTGATGATAATTGAGGAGGATGAGTATATGAATAAAAGCAAAAAGGAGTGtagagaaaaaaatgattattatgaaggtgataatataaaaagtaataaaaatatatataatatatataataataatgatgaaaaggatataataaaacattgcAAGCTTGATAATGATATGGAATTCTTTGATgatcatatgaataatttatcTTTCCCCTTTGAATGTAATGaagaacataataaaaaatataatgatatccAAGAAGAAGATGACGAAATTTATGAAGATGAGCAATTTTGcttatttatatgtagaataaaaaatgtacataaaAGATTtggttatttattattaatagatAATTTTGATTTTGTTTATGAagatcttttaaaaaatataagaaataaattaaGTAGTATTGAATTAATATTAactaaacatatattattaaaacaattattttgtaatatattatatatatgtaattggTTAAACAAACCTAGAAAATATGAATGGTTTGAATGGAATATGGTAGTAAAGAaattaagaaaattatatggTTATTCAGAAAATGGGAGAATTTCAAAAGAAAGATGTATTATGTTAATTCTTGCTAAACATACAGGAGAAATATTTACtaataaagaattatattttttaaaaaaaattagtacattttatataaaagatttatatgataaatgtatagattttattaatacttatttagaaataaaaaatgatatcgATACAGAAGAATTTTTAGATTCATGTTGTATTCATAAtttgaaaaatgaaataaaagataataatacatcATATAATCATTCatctaaatattttttacatgaTAAATTTTTAGGAATTGTAAAAAAATttgtacaaaaaaattatcctaaaattctatatataatatggaaTATAGTACTTTTAATTAAACAATATCtagttattatattatggtTTAATGACATCAAACCTTTTTTCCCTCTTTTTAATTACccaaatgatgataataaacaaaataaattcttACAAGATTTTTTTGTGAATTTCGTTCATTTTTTTGAGAACTATAATAAGTACATagacattttaaaaaaggaaaatctaaatgaaaaaataaaaaatacatccAATGATATCTTCTGTGATAcatcaaatataaatatcaatATACCATCCTCAGAAAATGAACATAACACCTtaacaaataattatgatatatacaCAAATAATAGATTATCACACCAATCTACATATAATGctgaaacaaaaaaaagaaaatcttTAACAAATACAATTGACTATGCatgtttattaaaaagaaaaagtgcAGAACATAAAGAAACTATGGAAATTTCTAAACCTTCAAATGCTGGAAATTTTTCGGACGTAGAATTTGAACCTTCcgattaa
- a CDS encoding serine/threonine protein phosphatase CPPED1, putative — translation MVLIKVENHEGKNVNANKFEPFFFVLFGDIQYGMIRGNHGWYEERELLKSAIEKTNKLKPPFVVALGDLTNKFPLDPIQTNQITDLKNDFKLLDKDIDLYVFCGNHDVGNKPSMEGMEYFEEQWGDSYYSFVYNNCAFIVLNSPILYDETHVKEMKEEQLKWLEKTLEKLHSLNVKHKFLLLHHALMYDDIYEGENIGLIYGDKFHNYSEKNEFHLKKEPRLFIYELMKKYKVTHVFCAHLHANRENDIDHNIKQITISAVGMQAKDDKSGIFIVQVTEDKVDYKYYPFEYVPNYIKA, via the coding sequence ATGGTTTTAATCAAAGTGGAGAATCATGAAGGGAAGAATGTGAATGCCAATAAATTTGagccttttttttttgtattatttggTGATATACAATATGGTATGATACGAGGTAATCATGGTTGGTACGAAGAAagagaattattaaaaagtgCTATTGAAAAAACGAATAAACTGAAGCCTCCATTTGTGGTAGCTTTAGGTGATTTAACAAATAAGTTTCCTCTTGATCCTATACAAACCAATCAAATTACTGATTTAAAGAAtgattttaaattattagatAAGGATATTGATTTGTATGTATTTTGTGGTAATCATGATGTTGGTAATAAGCCTTCTATGGAAGGTATGGAATATTTTGAAGAGCAATGGGGTGATAGTTATTATAGTtttgtttataataattgtgCATTTATTGTATTGAATTCTcctatattatatgatgagACACATGTTAAAGAAATGAAAGAAGAACAATTAAAATGGTTAGAAAAAACTTTAGAAAAATTACATTCCTTAAATGTAAAACACAAGTTTTTGCTTTTACATCATGCTTTAATgtatgatgatatatatgaaggAGAAAATATTGGTTTAATTTATGGAGATaaatttcataattattcggaaaaaaatgaatttcaTCTAAAAAAAGAACCAAGACTTTTCATATATGAAttaatgaagaaatataaagTTACTCATGTCTTTTGTGCTCATCTACATGCTAACAGAGAAAATGATATtgatcataatataaaacaaattacTATATCAGCCGTGGGTATGCAAGCAAAGGATGACAAGTCAGGTATATTTATAGTACAAGTTACAGAAGATAAGGtagattataaatattatcctTTTGAATATGTGCCCAACTATATAAAAGCCTAA
- a CDS encoding DNA-directed RNA polymerase II subunit RPB4, putative, producing the protein MKVLGKDEFITKFETFLVIKKELEYSRNIDKHLYNKYLINKDDNFKEIYEKYFMKLISDKILYKSIHKYIMDTCPHVIPKNIYHKNDNESKDIIQDISNKIVQFFKNIDIYDFDKKEKIQMIDIHCVNIVDLYVIMNYADKKCEEYKIEQILNMLKDVHITNNNS; encoded by the exons ATGAAAGTATTAGGAAAAGATGaatttattacaaaatttGAAACCTTCttagtaataaaaaaagaattagaaTACTCCAGAAATATTgataaacatttatataataaatatttaataaataaagatgataattTTAAAGAGATATATGAAAAGTATTTTATGAAATTAATATcagataaaatattatacaaaagtatacacaaatatattatggatACATGTCCACATGTAATAcccaaaaatatatatcataaaaatgataatgaatctaaagatattatacaagatatttcaaataaaattgtacaattctttaaaaatatagatatatatgattttgataaaaaagaaaaaattcaaatGATTGATATCCATTGTGTAAATATAGTTGATCTCTATGTAATTATGAACTACGCCGACAAAAA ATgtgaagaatataaaattgaGCAGATCCTAAACATGTTAAAAGATGTACacataacaaataataattcataa